The Equus caballus isolate H_3958 breed thoroughbred chromosome 22, TB-T2T, whole genome shotgun sequence genome window below encodes:
- the LOC100050675 gene encoding neuroendocrine secretory protein 55 — protein MDRRSRAQQWRRARHNYNDLCPPIGRRAATALLWLSCSIALLRALATSNARAQQRAAAQQRRSFLNAHHRSGAQAFPEPPESDQEHEEADLELSLPECLEYEEEFDYESETETESEIESETDFETEPETAPATEPETEPEDERGPVVPKRPTFGERGSLTQRLQALRLRSPDASPSRAQPSTQEPQSPREGEEPEPEDKDPRDPEESEEPKEKEKKEKQQQRRCKPKKPTRRDPSPESPSKRGPIPIRRH, from the coding sequence ATGGATCGTAGGTCCCGGGCTCAGCAGTGGCGCCGAGCTCGCCACAATTACAACGATCTGTGCCCACCCATAGGCCGCCGGGCAGCCACCGCGCTCCTCTGGCTCTCCTGCTCCATCGCGCTCCTCCGCGCCCTTGCCACCTCCAACGCCCGCGCCCAGCAGCGCGCGGCTGCCCAGCAGCGCCGGAGCTTCCTTAACGCCCACCACCGCTCCGGCGCCCAGGCGTTCCCCGAGCCCCCGGAATCTGACCAGGAGCACGAGGAGGCAGACCTCGAGCTATCCCTCCCCGAGTGCCTAGAGTACGAGGAAGAGTTCGACTACGAATCTGAGACCGAGACCGAGTCTGAAATCGAGTCCGAGACCGACTTCGAGACCGAGCCCGAAACCGCCCCTGCCACTGAGCCCGAGACCGAGCCCGAGGACGAGCGCGGTCCTGTGGTGCCCAAGCGCCCCACTTTCGGCGAAAGGGGCTCTCTCACCCAGCGCCTGCAGGCTCTGAGGCTGCGGAGCCCCGACGCCTCCCCAAGTCGTGCGCAGCCCAGCACTCAGGAGCCCCAGAGCCCCAGAGAGGGGGAGGAGCCCGAGCCCGAGGACAAGGATCCGAGGGACCCCGAAGAGTCCGAGGAgccaaaggagaaggagaagaaggagaagcagcagcagcgcCGCTGCAAGCCGAAGAAGCCCACCCGCCGCGACCCATCCCCGGAGTCTCCTTCCAAAAGGGGACCCATCCCCATCCGGCGTCACTAA